The following proteins are co-located in the Microbacterium sp. SORGH_AS_0888 genome:
- a CDS encoding type II secretion system F family protein, with the protein MTVLWGALLAAGILLMLAPRWWPAGGAGQARRRTGGNGLLAAAGLARFPAAALYVACAASALVAGAITWLLTGVPVISLAALLAGAAAPVLWLRGRVRTIRKARRMLWPDVCDLLIGSVRAGLSLPDAVATLRTSAPQALRPAFAAFATDLAASGHFGSSVDRLKATLADPVADRILETLRMAREVGGTELVPVLRALAAAVRAEANVRAEAEARQSWVRGAAVLGVVAPWVVMVLLAMRPEGARAYSSPEGIVLIVVSAVVSVVAFRLMLRIGRLAEQRRWFG; encoded by the coding sequence ATGACGGTGCTGTGGGGAGCGCTGCTCGCCGCCGGGATCCTGCTGATGCTGGCTCCCCGGTGGTGGCCGGCCGGCGGTGCAGGCCAGGCGCGTCGTCGGACCGGCGGGAACGGGCTCCTGGCTGCGGCTGGCCTCGCCCGGTTCCCGGCTGCGGCGCTGTACGTGGCGTGCGCCGCATCCGCGCTGGTGGCCGGCGCGATCACCTGGCTGCTCACGGGCGTGCCCGTGATCTCGCTCGCGGCGCTGCTGGCCGGAGCAGCGGCGCCCGTTCTCTGGCTCCGCGGGCGCGTGCGGACGATCCGCAAGGCGCGCCGCATGCTCTGGCCCGACGTGTGCGATCTGCTGATCGGGTCGGTCCGGGCCGGGCTCTCGCTGCCGGATGCGGTCGCGACCCTGCGCACGTCCGCGCCGCAGGCCTTGCGACCGGCGTTCGCCGCCTTCGCGACCGACCTCGCGGCGTCCGGCCACTTCGGAAGCAGCGTCGATCGGCTGAAGGCGACGCTGGCGGACCCGGTGGCGGACCGCATCCTCGAGACGCTGCGGATGGCACGCGAGGTCGGCGGCACGGAGCTCGTGCCCGTGCTTCGTGCCTTGGCCGCCGCGGTCCGCGCGGAGGCGAACGTACGGGCAGAGGCCGAGGCGCGTCAGTCCTGGGTCCGGGGCGCGGCGGTGCTGGGTGTCGTGGCGCCCTGGGTCGTCATGGTGCTCCTCGCGATGCGCCCGGAGGGCGCACGCGCCTACTCCAGCCCGGAGGGCATCGTCCTCATCGTCGTGAGCGCGGTGGTCTCGGTCGTCGCCTTCCGGCTGATGCTCCGCATCGGCCGGCTGGCGGAGCAGCGGCGGTGGTTCGGATGA
- a CDS encoding type II secretion system F family protein, with protein sequence MIELPLLTQAALGVLLGGAFGVGCCVMLWALPRWRATPLDRRLAPYVRDVADPLGLTPLAPGARRWRDRAADAARRVGGADALARRLRRAGIDGDPAEFRLRQLSWLIGGLIVGAATAVGAVLAGGSTAALGVLPLVGAFAGALVPEVRLSSAVRTRERRVTEELPVVLEFLALCLAAGEGVFDAVRRVAAVGEGELARLLRNVVVQVGTGDSLADALRGLAADIRMPAVQRSIDQIVAAMDRGAPLAHVLQAQAVDAQDDARRALIEQAGRKEIGMLFPLVFLILPLSVLIAVFPGVLMLRLGS encoded by the coding sequence ATGATCGAGCTTCCGCTGCTCACGCAGGCAGCGCTCGGGGTTCTGCTGGGCGGCGCGTTCGGGGTGGGCTGCTGCGTGATGCTCTGGGCGCTTCCCCGATGGCGGGCGACGCCGCTCGACCGTCGTCTCGCGCCGTATGTGCGCGATGTCGCCGATCCGCTGGGCCTGACCCCGCTCGCCCCCGGTGCCCGCCGCTGGCGTGACCGCGCCGCAGACGCAGCCCGCCGCGTGGGCGGTGCCGATGCGCTCGCTCGTCGACTGCGGCGCGCGGGGATCGATGGTGATCCGGCGGAGTTCCGCCTGCGGCAGCTCTCCTGGCTCATCGGCGGTCTCATCGTGGGGGCGGCGACGGCCGTCGGGGCAGTGCTCGCGGGCGGCAGCACAGCAGCGCTCGGGGTCCTGCCGTTGGTGGGCGCCTTCGCGGGCGCGCTGGTTCCCGAGGTGCGGCTCTCCTCCGCGGTGCGGACGCGCGAGCGGCGCGTGACGGAAGAGCTGCCGGTCGTGCTGGAGTTCCTCGCCCTGTGCCTGGCGGCAGGCGAGGGCGTCTTCGATGCCGTCCGCCGCGTCGCCGCCGTGGGGGAGGGCGAGCTCGCCCGCCTGTTGCGGAACGTCGTCGTGCAGGTCGGCACGGGCGACTCGCTCGCCGACGCGCTGCGCGGGCTCGCGGCCGACATCCGCATGCCCGCCGTACAGCGCAGCATCGATCAGATCGTCGCGGCGATGGATCGTGGTGCGCCGCTCGCGCACGTTCTGCAGGCGCAGGCGGTCGACGCTCAGGACGATGCCCGCCGGGCTCTGATCGAGCAGGCGGGACGCAAGGAGATCGGGATGCTGTTCCCGCTGGTCTTCCTGATCCTGCCGCTCAGCGTCCTCATCGCAGTCTTTCCCGGGGTGCTCATGCTCCGGCTCGGTTCGTGA
- a CDS encoding TadE family protein: MSLPAPWEDRGSAPVEFVLVGTLLTVLTLGVIQLALGVYVRNVAHDAAVEGAYHAALADTSLDDGADRTRAVIERAIGADYANEVRVDEEEVRGHRMVVVTVRTPMPVIGLIGVPAAWEVTGRAPAESLD, encoded by the coding sequence ATGTCGCTGCCGGCACCCTGGGAGGACCGCGGTTCGGCGCCCGTCGAGTTCGTCCTCGTCGGGACGCTGCTGACGGTTCTGACGCTCGGGGTCATCCAGCTCGCGCTCGGGGTGTACGTGCGAAACGTGGCGCACGATGCCGCAGTCGAAGGCGCGTATCACGCGGCGCTGGCCGACACCTCGCTCGATGACGGCGCGGATCGCACGCGTGCGGTGATCGAGCGGGCCATCGGCGCCGACTACGCGAACGAGGTACGCGTCGATGAGGAGGAGGTGCGCGGCCACCGGATGGTGGTCGTCACGGTGCGCACGCCCATGCCGGTGATCGGGCTCATCGGCGTCCCCGCAGCCTGGGAGGTGACGGGTCGTGCGCCGGCCGAGTCGCTCGACTGA
- a CDS encoding TadE family protein, with translation MRRPSRSTDLSRPREITVTDDDGSASLEFLVAGLVLLVPIVYLVVTLGMIQHAALGVEAAARHIARAASLAEDPEDAAERVQVVRAEIAAEYGLDADRLQIELVCVGGGSVCPVAGATVRVTARSEVALPLVPPVLGLDDLAAVPVEASAVQKVSRSWGP, from the coding sequence GTGCGCCGGCCGAGTCGCTCGACTGACCTGTCGCGTCCTCGGGAGATCACGGTCACGGACGACGACGGCTCGGCGTCGTTGGAGTTCCTCGTGGCCGGGCTCGTCCTGCTGGTCCCGATCGTCTACCTCGTCGTGACGCTCGGGATGATCCAGCACGCGGCGCTCGGGGTGGAGGCCGCGGCTCGGCACATCGCGAGGGCGGCGAGCCTGGCGGAGGACCCCGAGGACGCGGCGGAACGAGTGCAGGTCGTCCGCGCGGAGATCGCTGCCGAGTACGGCCTGGACGCCGATCGGCTGCAGATCGAGCTGGTGTGCGTCGGGGGCGGGTCGGTCTGCCCCGTCGCCGGCGCGACCGTGCGGGTGACGGCACGCTCGGAGGTCGCGCTGCCGCTCGTGCCGCCCGTGCTGGGGCTCGACGACCTCGCGGCCGTCCCCGTCGAGGCCAGTGCCGTGCAGAAGGTGTCGCGATCGTGGGGACCATGA
- a CDS encoding pilus assembly protein TadG-related protein: MRRGACGTDDEGSILPLVIGYALVALTLVFVCACATSLYLAQKRVDAAADAAALAGADGFALRVDDGTPRAVLTAAAVTEQAAAVVAVEGGIALVSAETPDGVSARVTVEGRWHPPLVSVFVREGVRLTATATSRTALR; the protein is encoded by the coding sequence ATGAGACGCGGAGCGTGCGGGACCGACGACGAGGGGAGCATCCTTCCGCTCGTGATCGGCTACGCCCTCGTCGCGCTCACACTCGTGTTCGTGTGCGCCTGTGCGACGAGCCTCTATCTGGCGCAGAAGCGGGTCGACGCTGCGGCGGATGCGGCTGCTCTCGCGGGCGCGGACGGCTTCGCGCTGCGCGTCGACGACGGGACGCCGCGCGCGGTGCTGACGGCGGCAGCGGTGACGGAGCAGGCCGCCGCGGTCGTGGCGGTGGAGGGCGGCATCGCCCTCGTATCCGCCGAGACGCCGGACGGCGTGTCCGCGCGCGTGACGGTCGAGGGCCGCTGGCATCCGCCGCTGGTCTCCGTGTTCGTGCGAGAGGGTGTGCGGCTGACCGCGACCGCGACCAGCCGCACCGCTCTGCGGTGA
- a CDS encoding anchored repeat ABC transporter, substrate-binding protein, giving the protein MPSSALPRGARIAVIVPLVALLFATGCAAKPLLSPESDRLRVVTTTGLLRDLVAQVGGDRVDVVSIVPDGADPHTYEPTLRDARNVVYADVAFSNYALLEEHSIIKTLDANLRSDAVNVSLAEESIKYAAEIIPLVENANLDTVWLGLRAQGDGAARYGATRTSDVLLSAVAASGPGQIYGYLTGSFGDTDVYFDSSDGFDAANGYRDDTVSLPADAHTHLSWAFTAPGVYTLTVAASVQVTDSARPQRVGEATFTFAVGVNPADAGRPGAVVLDQGHADLAADLDAGALEVRYDPGGGGEHSQVSYAPEDVVISVPPKALSEVPAGSAFGFLGRAGTRVYQLPQAVLGKHVHGEIDPHLWQDARNGMAYAQLIRDTLIGADPAGARVYTANTSAYLGVLEQTDAYLHDTLGAIPASDRHLITTHDAFGYLAHAYDLDIAGFVTPNPAAEPSLADRRKLAETIRSLHVPAVFLEPNLAARSSTLTEVAAEQGVRVCPIYGDTLDDRVASYVALLRFNADSIRACLTQKAP; this is encoded by the coding sequence ATGCCCTCGTCCGCCCTGCCTCGTGGTGCCCGGATCGCGGTGATCGTGCCGCTGGTGGCGCTGCTGTTCGCGACCGGCTGCGCCGCCAAGCCGCTGCTGTCGCCCGAGAGCGACCGGTTGCGCGTCGTCACGACGACAGGCCTCCTACGCGATCTCGTGGCACAGGTCGGCGGAGATCGCGTCGACGTCGTCTCGATCGTGCCCGACGGCGCCGATCCGCACACCTACGAGCCCACGCTGCGCGATGCGCGCAATGTCGTCTACGCCGACGTCGCGTTCAGCAACTACGCCCTGCTGGAGGAGCACTCGATCATCAAGACGCTCGACGCGAACCTCCGTTCGGATGCGGTGAACGTGTCGCTCGCGGAGGAATCGATCAAGTACGCGGCCGAGATCATCCCGCTCGTGGAGAACGCGAACCTCGACACCGTCTGGCTGGGCCTGCGTGCGCAGGGGGACGGCGCCGCGCGCTACGGCGCGACCCGCACCTCGGACGTCCTGCTGTCGGCGGTCGCGGCGTCCGGGCCCGGGCAGATCTACGGCTACCTCACCGGCTCGTTCGGCGACACCGACGTGTACTTCGACTCCTCCGACGGGTTCGACGCCGCAAACGGCTATCGCGACGACACCGTGTCGCTCCCCGCGGACGCCCACACCCACCTGTCCTGGGCGTTCACGGCGCCCGGCGTCTACACGCTGACCGTGGCCGCGAGCGTCCAGGTGACGGACAGCGCACGCCCGCAGCGCGTGGGCGAGGCCACCTTCACGTTCGCGGTCGGGGTGAATCCCGCCGATGCGGGGCGCCCGGGCGCCGTCGTGCTCGACCAGGGGCACGCCGACCTCGCCGCCGACCTCGACGCGGGTGCGCTCGAGGTGCGTTACGACCCGGGCGGCGGGGGAGAGCACTCACAGGTGTCCTACGCACCGGAGGACGTCGTGATCTCGGTGCCCCCCAAGGCGTTGTCCGAGGTGCCCGCCGGATCCGCGTTCGGGTTCCTGGGACGCGCCGGCACGCGCGTCTATCAGCTCCCCCAGGCGGTCCTCGGCAAGCACGTGCACGGCGAGATCGATCCGCACCTCTGGCAGGACGCGCGCAACGGCATGGCCTATGCGCAGCTCATCCGCGACACGCTGATCGGCGCCGACCCGGCCGGGGCACGCGTCTACACCGCGAACACGTCCGCATATCTCGGCGTCCTCGAGCAGACGGACGCGTATCTGCACGACACGCTCGGTGCGATCCCGGCATCCGACCGCCATCTGATCACGACGCATGACGCCTTCGGATACCTCGCGCACGCCTATGACCTCGACATCGCGGGCTTCGTGACGCCCAACCCGGCCGCCGAGCCCTCGCTCGCCGACCGGCGGAAGCTCGCCGAGACGATCCGCTCGCTCCACGTGCCGGCCGTGTTCCTCGAGCCGAACCTCGCCGCCCGCTCGTCGACCCTCACCGAGGTCGCCGCGGAACAGGGCGTGCGCGTGTGTCCCATCTACGGCGACACCCTCGACGACCGCGTCGCCTCGTACGTCGCGCTCCTGCGTTTCAACGCCGACAGCATCCGCGCCTGTCTGACCCAGAAAGCCCCGTGA
- a CDS encoding choice-of-anchor M domain-containing protein: MGPRFVDGRWTFLIHDDVAKADASATSVWRYPDETVFHVVDAGELTAPDDPAYAFLGAAPGSTVWVSPQTQNPQVVWIGWNTQDPDVMAQIDRGITLTLHRVEGPGTMTVFLQSGSFGEPQVLWDSRTQDPQPVWVDVNTHTHANWAFTAPGVYLVELEASADLIDGSTVSDTQTIRLAVGSRTAPDDALAAAWSGPRATAAEAASHAAESSDAQDPLVPVLVGAIVVVAAGLVAGVVVVVVRGNRARRRALARSTEGRS; encoded by the coding sequence ATGGGGCCGCGCTTCGTCGACGGTCGATGGACCTTCCTGATCCACGACGACGTCGCGAAGGCGGACGCGTCGGCCACGAGCGTCTGGCGATACCCGGACGAGACCGTGTTCCACGTCGTCGACGCCGGAGAGCTGACGGCCCCCGACGACCCCGCTTATGCCTTCCTCGGCGCGGCGCCGGGGTCGACCGTGTGGGTGTCCCCGCAGACGCAGAACCCGCAGGTGGTGTGGATCGGCTGGAACACGCAGGACCCCGACGTCATGGCACAGATCGACCGTGGCATCACACTGACGCTCCACCGCGTCGAAGGGCCGGGGACCATGACCGTGTTCCTGCAGTCGGGAAGCTTCGGCGAGCCACAGGTGCTGTGGGACTCCCGCACGCAGGACCCCCAGCCGGTGTGGGTGGATGTCAACACGCACACCCACGCGAACTGGGCCTTCACCGCGCCCGGGGTGTACCTCGTCGAGCTCGAGGCCTCCGCCGACCTCATCGACGGCTCGACCGTGAGCGACACGCAGACGATCCGTCTCGCCGTCGGCAGCCGCACCGCTCCGGACGACGCCCTGGCGGCGGCCTGGAGCGGCCCGCGCGCGACCGCGGCGGAGGCGGCTTCGCACGCAGCGGAGTCCTCCGACGCCCAGGACCCGCTCGTTCCCGTGCTCGTGGGCGCGATCGTGGTCGTCGCGGCGGGCCTCGTCGCGGGCGTGGTCGTGGTCGTCGTGCGCGGGAACCGTGCGCGTCGCCGTGCCCTGGCGCGGTCGACGGAGGGGCGCTCGTGA
- a CDS encoding anchored repeat-type ABC transporter ATP-binding subunit: protein MSAAPAVEIVDLAVDLGGRRVLEHADLVVTAGELTGLVGPNGAGKTTLLRAVLGLLRPAAGTVRVAGRSTRPGRAPIGYVPQRHDFAFDFPLSVAHVVVTGMTGALGLLRRPRAADWERVAEALDRVRMGAFADRPVGQLSGGQRQRVLVARALVSQPAVLLLDEPFTGLDVPTQELLTELFRDLAHEGRAVLMTTHDLVGAVDGCDRIAMLNRTVIAVGEPSQLAADAALWMRAFGVGPESALLRAVAAAAR, encoded by the coding sequence GTGAGCGCGGCGCCCGCCGTCGAGATCGTCGACCTCGCGGTCGACCTCGGCGGACGACGTGTGCTCGAGCACGCCGACCTCGTCGTCACGGCGGGCGAGCTCACCGGGCTCGTCGGGCCCAACGGGGCGGGGAAGACCACTCTGCTGCGCGCCGTGCTCGGGCTCCTGCGTCCGGCAGCAGGAACCGTGCGGGTGGCGGGCCGATCGACGCGCCCGGGGCGCGCGCCGATCGGATACGTGCCGCAGCGACACGACTTCGCCTTCGACTTCCCTCTCTCCGTGGCGCACGTCGTCGTCACGGGGATGACCGGCGCACTCGGCCTCCTCCGCCGGCCCCGTGCCGCGGACTGGGAGCGGGTCGCGGAGGCGCTCGACCGCGTCCGCATGGGAGCCTTCGCCGACCGGCCCGTGGGCCAGCTCTCGGGTGGACAGCGGCAACGGGTGCTGGTGGCTCGCGCACTGGTGAGCCAGCCTGCCGTGCTGCTGCTCGACGAGCCCTTCACCGGGCTCGACGTGCCCACCCAGGAGCTGCTCACCGAGCTGTTCCGCGACCTCGCGCACGAAGGACGAGCGGTGCTCATGACGACACACGACCTCGTGGGGGCGGTCGACGGCTGCGATCGGATCGCGATGCTCAACCGCACGGTCATCGCCGTCGGCGAGCCGTCGCAGCTCGCCGCGGACGCGGCGCTGTGGATGCGGGCGTTCGGAGTCGGGCCCGAGTCGGCGCTCTTGCGCGCCGTGGCGGCGGCGGCGCGATGA
- a CDS encoding anchored repeat-type ABC transporter permease subunit, producing the protein MNPLDFLLDLLNPELAFLPKALAVAVMSSIVCGVVGTFVALRGMAFIGDAVAHAVFPGLAVAFVVSGNLVLGGTVAGILTAVLVAVFSQNRRLKEDSIIGVFFVAAFALGIVVISQAPGYAGSLQQFLFGSITGIPDSDVLVVAVTGLLVLTAMFLFHKEFVTISLDRESARAMGVRVFWLDLVLYVLVTLAVVISVQTIGNILVLALLITPAATARLLTDRLGVMMTIAPLLGAGAALLGLYVSWSWDLPTGGTIVLVLTAAFLAAWCFAPRAGLLARRRRLRTAAA; encoded by the coding sequence ATGAACCCGCTGGACTTCCTCCTCGACCTCCTCAACCCCGAGCTCGCCTTCCTGCCCAAGGCGCTCGCGGTGGCGGTGATGTCCTCGATCGTCTGCGGCGTCGTCGGCACCTTCGTGGCGCTGCGGGGGATGGCGTTCATCGGGGACGCCGTCGCGCACGCCGTGTTCCCCGGTCTCGCTGTCGCGTTCGTCGTGTCCGGCAACCTCGTGCTCGGCGGCACGGTGGCCGGCATCCTGACCGCCGTGCTCGTCGCCGTGTTCTCGCAGAACCGCCGACTGAAGGAGGACTCCATCATCGGCGTCTTCTTCGTCGCCGCCTTCGCGCTGGGGATCGTCGTGATCTCGCAGGCTCCCGGCTACGCCGGTTCGTTGCAGCAGTTCCTGTTCGGCTCGATCACCGGCATCCCGGACTCTGATGTCCTGGTGGTCGCCGTGACGGGGCTGCTCGTGCTGACCGCGATGTTCCTCTTCCACAAGGAGTTCGTCACGATCAGTCTCGACCGCGAGTCGGCGCGAGCGATGGGCGTGCGCGTGTTCTGGCTCGACCTCGTGCTCTACGTCCTCGTGACACTGGCGGTCGTTATCAGCGTGCAGACGATCGGCAACATCCTCGTCCTCGCGCTGCTGATCACGCCGGCGGCGACCGCCCGGCTCCTGACCGACCGCCTGGGCGTCATGATGACGATCGCCCCGCTCCTCGGCGCGGGGGCGGCGCTGCTCGGCCTCTACGTCTCGTGGTCCTGGGACCTGCCGACCGGCGGCACGATCGTCCTCGTGCTCACCGCCGCGTTCCTGGCGGCGTGGTGCTTCGCGCCCCGCGCGGGGCTTCTGGCCCGGAGACGTCGCCTGCGCACGGCCGCCGCGTGA
- the prfB gene encoding peptide chain release factor 2: MLELDLSADIQALRATFADILAVVDVDTLRADIARLSEEAGAPDLWDDVEKAQKVTSALSHRQAELKRVTEVERRLDDLEVLVDLANEMEDEESAAEARSELAELTKTIGDLEVQTLLDGEYDDRAAVVTIRSGAGGDDATDFAEMLLRMYLRWAERHKYPVKVMDTSYAEGAGIKSATFEIDAPYAYGTLSVEAGTHRLARISPFGGADKRQTSFAAVEVIPVMEEAQEVDVPESDIRVDVFRSSGPGGQSVNTTDSAVRITHLPTGIVVSMQNEKSQIQNRAAAMRVLQTRLMLLQKEQEAATKKELAGVITASWGDQMRSYFLYGQQLVKDLRTGYEVGNPAPVFDGDIDGFISAGIRWRKRKDDDD, translated from the coding sequence ATGCTCGAACTCGATCTCTCCGCCGACATCCAGGCGCTGCGCGCCACCTTCGCCGACATCCTCGCGGTGGTGGACGTCGACACCCTCCGCGCCGACATCGCTCGGCTGAGCGAGGAGGCCGGCGCCCCCGACCTCTGGGACGACGTCGAGAAGGCGCAGAAGGTCACCAGCGCGCTCAGTCACCGTCAGGCGGAGCTGAAGCGGGTCACGGAGGTGGAGCGACGCCTCGACGACCTCGAGGTGCTCGTCGACCTCGCCAACGAGATGGAGGACGAGGAGTCGGCGGCAGAGGCGCGCTCCGAGCTCGCCGAGCTCACGAAGACGATCGGCGACCTCGAGGTCCAGACCCTCCTCGACGGCGAGTACGACGACCGCGCCGCGGTCGTGACGATCCGCTCCGGCGCGGGCGGGGACGACGCGACGGACTTCGCCGAGATGCTCCTGCGGATGTATCTGCGCTGGGCCGAGCGTCACAAGTACCCGGTCAAGGTCATGGACACCTCCTACGCCGAGGGAGCGGGCATCAAGTCCGCGACGTTCGAGATCGACGCGCCCTATGCCTACGGCACGCTCTCGGTCGAGGCGGGCACCCACCGCCTCGCGCGCATCAGCCCGTTCGGCGGCGCCGACAAGCGGCAGACGAGCTTCGCAGCGGTGGAGGTCATCCCCGTCATGGAGGAGGCTCAGGAGGTCGACGTCCCCGAGAGCGACATCCGGGTCGACGTCTTCCGCTCCTCCGGTCCGGGCGGCCAGTCGGTCAACACCACCGACTCCGCCGTGCGCATCACGCACCTTCCCACCGGCATCGTCGTCTCGATGCAGAACGAGAAGTCGCAGATCCAGAACCGCGCCGCCGCCATGCGCGTGCTGCAGACCCGTCTCATGCTGCTCCAGAAGGAGCAGGAGGCGGCCACCAAGAAGGAGCTCGCCGGGGTCATCACGGCGAGCTGGGGCGACCAGATGCGCTCCTACTTCCTCTACGGTCAGCAGCTCGTCAAAGACCTCCGCACCGGCTACGAGGTCGGCAACCCCGCCCCGGTCTTCGACGGCGACATCGATGGCTTCATCTCGGCCGGCATCCGCTGGCGCAAGCGCAAGGACGACGACGACTGA
- the ftsE gene encoding cell division ATP-binding protein FtsE gives MIRFENVTKRYRGTSRPALSNVDFEVQRGEFVFLVGASGSGKSSCLRLILREDVPSQGRVSVLGRDLRALPNRKVPYFRRNVGAVFQDFRLLPTKTVFQNVAFTLQVIGSSKGFIQQAVPEALALVGLDGKEKRLPHELSGGEQQRVAIARALVNRPKVLLADEPTGNLDPATSTGIMQLLARINAGGTTVLMATHEAGFVDQMRRRVIELQNGELVRDESHGGYGDTSGIPRLGPQAEKGAAAAAALTAVIELRREISETGQVEPLRLDEAVEASQQAVVAAQEPPAAPADVMVEELGLADKLGLDRGDDEVGPTR, from the coding sequence ATGATCCGGTTCGAGAACGTCACCAAGCGGTATCGCGGCACCTCCAGACCCGCTCTGTCGAACGTGGACTTCGAGGTGCAACGCGGAGAGTTCGTCTTCCTCGTCGGCGCATCGGGCTCGGGCAAGTCTTCCTGCCTGCGTCTGATCCTCCGCGAGGACGTCCCCAGCCAGGGCAGGGTGAGCGTGCTCGGTCGCGATCTTCGTGCCCTGCCCAACCGCAAGGTCCCGTACTTCCGCCGCAACGTCGGCGCCGTGTTCCAGGACTTCCGGCTCCTGCCGACCAAGACGGTGTTCCAGAACGTCGCCTTCACGCTGCAGGTGATCGGGTCGTCGAAGGGCTTCATCCAGCAGGCCGTGCCCGAGGCGCTCGCGCTGGTCGGCTTGGACGGCAAGGAGAAGCGACTGCCCCACGAGCTCTCGGGCGGCGAGCAGCAGCGCGTGGCGATCGCGCGTGCCCTCGTCAACCGGCCCAAGGTGCTGCTTGCGGACGAGCCCACCGGAAACCTCGACCCCGCGACATCCACCGGCATCATGCAGCTGCTCGCGCGGATCAATGCGGGCGGGACGACCGTGCTCATGGCCACCCACGAGGCGGGTTTCGTCGACCAGATGCGCCGCCGCGTGATCGAGCTGCAGAACGGTGAGCTCGTGCGCGACGAGAGCCACGGCGGCTACGGCGACACCTCCGGAATCCCCCGGCTGGGCCCGCAGGCGGAGAAGGGCGCTGCGGCAGCCGCGGCGCTCACCGCGGTGATCGAGCTGCGGCGCGAGATCTCCGAGACGGGTCAGGTCGAGCCGCTCCGTCTCGACGAGGCGGTGGAGGCGAGCCAGCAGGCCGTCGTCGCGGCTCAGGAGCCGCCCGCCGCACCCGCCGATGTCATGGTCGAAGAGCTCGGTCTCGCCGACAAGCTGGGCCTCGACCGGGGCGACGACGAAGTGGGGCCCACGCGATGA
- the ftsX gene encoding permease-like cell division protein FtsX, whose product MRFGLILGEALSGLRRNASMVISVVLVTFVSLTFVGAAVLMQMQIGQMKDFWQGRAQVAVYMCTTVSTASTCDQGKAATQDQIDAVKAELEGPALAPLIRGYTFETSDQAYEDALNLLGSEYKGVITPDQINATFSVNMVDPTDSDVIAEAFSGMKGVEQVQNQLQYLEPLFSALTIATYIAVGIAALMLIAAVLLISTTIRLSAFARRREIGIMRLVGASNRFIQTPFVLEGVFAAFIGSVLASAAIWAGVQFGINGYLRDRIAFITTWVGPSDLLVVIPVMVAIGIVLAALSAGFAIRRWLRA is encoded by the coding sequence ATGAGGTTCGGACTCATCCTCGGCGAGGCGCTGAGCGGCCTGCGCCGCAACGCCTCGATGGTCATCTCGGTGGTCCTCGTGACCTTCGTGTCGCTGACGTTCGTCGGCGCCGCCGTGCTCATGCAGATGCAGATCGGCCAGATGAAGGACTTCTGGCAGGGCCGTGCCCAGGTGGCGGTCTACATGTGCACGACCGTCTCCACCGCGTCCACGTGCGATCAGGGCAAGGCGGCCACACAGGACCAGATCGATGCCGTGAAGGCCGAGCTGGAGGGGCCGGCGCTCGCCCCGCTCATCCGTGGCTACACGTTCGAGACCAGCGACCAGGCGTACGAGGACGCGCTCAATCTCCTCGGCTCCGAGTACAAGGGCGTCATCACGCCGGATCAGATCAACGCGACGTTCTCGGTGAACATGGTCGATCCGACCGACTCGGATGTGATCGCCGAGGCGTTCAGCGGCATGAAGGGCGTCGAGCAGGTCCAGAACCAGCTGCAGTACCTCGAGCCGCTGTTCTCCGCGCTCACGATCGCGACCTACATCGCCGTCGGCATCGCCGCGCTGATGCTGATCGCCGCCGTCCTGCTCATCTCCACCACGATCCGGCTGTCGGCGTTCGCACGGCGACGCGAGATCGGCATCATGCGGCTCGTCGGCGCCTCCAACCGTTTCATCCAGACGCCGTTCGTGCTGGAGGGCGTGTTCGCGGCCTTCATCGGCTCGGTGCTCGCGAGCGCGGCGATCTGGGCGGGCGTCCAGTTCGGTATCAACGGCTACCTGCGCGATCGGATCGCCTTCATCACGACCTGGGTCGGGCCGAGCGATCTCCTGGTCGTGATCCCGGTCATGGTCGCGATCGGAATCGTGCTGGCTGCGCTGTCGGCGGGCTTCGCGATCCGCCGTTGGCTCCGCGCCTGA